Proteins from a single region of Bdellovibrio bacteriovorus HD100:
- the lpxC gene encoding UDP-3-O-acyl-N-acetylglucosamine deacetylase, whose amino-acid sequence MFLQKTIRKKTVVQGIGIHSGDPCTLTFRPAPADTGVYFIRTDLPGSPSLKVTARNVQATSHQTTIGGPAFSVATIEHCVSALSALRIDNLFIELDGPEIPIGDGSARVFLEALLAVGIVEQDQPRKYCYITEPIYFSEGEKHAYVVPYHGLRLTVTIDFPNPTIGKQTIDLDINEQSFGRDVANARTFGFMKDVEALKSRGLAKGGSLDNCIVLDGENVVNPEGLRWADEFVRHKCLDALGDLVTLEMPLMGHVVLYKAGHDVMNKLVRKIWDSPTSYRHVELGADISDEVRRYTGWTVPV is encoded by the coding sequence ATGTTCTTGCAAAAAACTATTCGTAAAAAGACTGTGGTTCAGGGGATCGGGATTCATTCCGGCGATCCTTGTACATTGACCTTCCGCCCGGCTCCGGCTGATACGGGGGTTTACTTCATTCGCACGGATCTGCCTGGCAGTCCTTCTTTGAAAGTCACAGCCCGCAACGTGCAAGCGACATCCCATCAGACCACCATTGGCGGCCCGGCGTTTTCTGTGGCGACGATCGAGCACTGTGTTTCAGCCTTGTCTGCCCTGCGCATCGACAATCTGTTTATTGAACTCGATGGTCCCGAGATTCCCATCGGTGACGGCAGCGCCCGTGTGTTCCTGGAGGCATTGCTGGCAGTTGGAATTGTCGAACAAGATCAGCCGCGCAAGTACTGTTATATCACTGAGCCCATTTATTTCAGCGAGGGCGAAAAACACGCCTACGTGGTTCCCTATCACGGTCTGCGTCTGACAGTGACCATTGATTTCCCAAATCCCACCATCGGGAAACAAACTATCGACCTGGATATCAACGAGCAGTCTTTCGGTCGTGATGTGGCCAATGCCCGCACCTTTGGTTTCATGAAGGATGTCGAAGCATTGAAGTCCCGCGGTCTTGCCAAAGGTGGCAGTCTTGATAACTGCATCGTGCTAGATGGCGAAAACGTGGTGAACCCGGAAGGGCTGCGCTGGGCGGATGAGTTCGTCCGTCACAAGTGTCTGGATGCTCTGGGGGATCTGGTCACTCTGGAAATGCCATTGATGGGTCATGTGGTTCTTTATAAAGCCGGCCATGATGTCATGAATAAACTGGTGCGCAAGATCTGGGATTCTCCAACCAGCTATCGTCACGTTGAACTGGGTGCGGATATTTCCGACGAAGTTCGCCGTTATACAGGCTGGACTGTCCCAGTCTGA
- a CDS encoding asparaginase, with protein sequence MASKQPLIIEVLRGSVVESQHQVMAVVVNEVGNLVQYWGHPQYLTMPRSAIKMLQALPLIESGAADKFNLEAKHIALACASHRGEKDHLAALSQWMEKAGLKEAQYVCGPHLPYDEASAHEMIRKSQKPTVLCNNCAGKHSAIISTCLHLGEDPTGYEKYEHSAQKRLRKVLSETMRIDHSKVPYGVDGCGIPTYGVPLQNMAIGMSTFINPKEAPARKVAAERILHAVRSHPFYISGSDNFATAVIEKSQGRAVIKGGAEGVFCGVLPEKKVAFAVKAADGAGRAAQAATAMLLLQLGGLNESEFKALSKFTMSPVTNWRGDVVGQIRIAKGS encoded by the coding sequence ATGGCATCAAAACAGCCTTTGATCATTGAGGTGTTGCGCGGTTCCGTGGTGGAAAGTCAGCATCAGGTGATGGCCGTTGTCGTGAACGAAGTCGGCAATCTTGTCCAGTACTGGGGCCACCCGCAGTACCTGACCATGCCTCGCAGTGCGATCAAGATGCTGCAGGCGTTGCCGCTGATCGAGTCCGGCGCTGCGGATAAATTCAATCTTGAAGCCAAACACATCGCTTTGGCCTGTGCCTCTCATCGCGGTGAAAAAGATCACCTGGCGGCGCTTTCGCAGTGGATGGAAAAGGCAGGCTTGAAAGAAGCCCAGTATGTCTGCGGTCCACATCTGCCTTACGACGAAGCCAGCGCCCACGAGATGATTCGTAAAAGTCAAAAGCCCACCGTGCTCTGCAACAACTGTGCGGGGAAGCACTCGGCAATTATCTCGACCTGTCTGCATCTGGGCGAGGATCCGACGGGCTATGAAAAGTACGAGCACAGTGCGCAGAAAAGACTGCGCAAGGTTTTAAGTGAAACCATGCGCATTGATCACTCGAAGGTTCCCTATGGAGTGGATGGTTGTGGCATCCCGACTTACGGCGTTCCGCTGCAAAACATGGCTATCGGGATGTCGACCTTTATCAACCCCAAAGAGGCACCAGCGCGCAAAGTCGCGGCAGAGCGTATTTTGCACGCGGTCCGGTCCCATCCGTTCTATATTTCCGGCAGTGACAATTTCGCCACAGCTGTGATCGAAAAGTCACAAGGTCGTGCCGTGATCAAGGGCGGGGCTGAAGGTGTTTTCTGTGGTGTGCTGCCGGAAAAGAAGGTGGCGTTCGCGGTGAAAGCCGCAGACGGGGCGGGGCGGGCGGCTCAGGCTGCCACGGCGATGCTTTTGCTGCAGTTGGGGGGCTTGAATGAGAGTGAATTCAAGGCGCTTTCCAAATTCACCATGTCTCCTGTCACAAACTGGCGTGGTGACGTGGTCGGGCAAATCCGCATTGCGAAGGGCTCTTAG
- a CDS encoding Calx-beta domain-containing protein has protein sequence MELSKVFRILSSIFLILAGAGCGNLNAEMFGKVGSILAPSEPGPAPLQYPKILKVDADTTGASAVSTLALPRYTTAGIVPIQVHFSGPVNVTGTPTLELETGATKRLATYVSGSGTDILVFEYAVVAGDSALTLDYTGTQAINLNGGSIEPAEDVTGTADEIANLLTLPAPGAAESLSQSTPVLIRTIPEVKRLSTPDTDVYLDGTSLEVIVKYDQPVTVTGNPRITIRIGSNNRIANYVTKVSPSELLFRYEVVVGDDDTDGIEMPAAIELNGATVTNPANEVAVTDLPVKDTTGILTYTSALTASFVSSSQIVNEDAGILNIPVVLSGPAPIAFKVTIAVMGDAGAEDFNLASKEVNFAVGETTKYIPLTILDDAVAEPEKRIRLILAKNSLGNGGMLSVHEVLIRDDDSAVVAPKVVSFKQGVGFACALYDNNDLKCFGANDYGQLGDGTVVNTNEPSATPVMQNVAHFEVGGYTVCAANISGEMWCWGRDNASALPGSVGGKVLQPTKYVNSGVTQVAVSSNALCYLKTNKDLMCWGDDYSGIFGTGSTNASRTLAAPQLVTGQVEEMRLIAAVTGNTLCAVKLDSVTPSQRNLFCWGNRSTWYSSGSTSTVPATPLATNIVSYDLFNDNICVQKDEGAPTVRKNYCWGNGSNGQLTPGTSGAGSTVPVEMSSEYKDMMTSQESIIALKNDGSVWTWGSGGRIPGGNPIVAASAPVQLISGGVKNLLRMSNRYGPTDGLDPRCVLMLDSSVQCWMASPLPVNKTLPVTVIPAGVESVSVSNVFHENYYSACSLMSSGEVLCWGQNSVGQVGDRTLLPRLVPTQALSRNQRQIATGRERSCSVSTYGELRCWGYNSANLSLGVSPAFTSFKTPKIVIGKDVSKVALNDDGGCALLTTGGLNCWGDNNSGQSKPGSASSNTLPNLVLSSGVRDVETSYQAACYIATNDDLFCWGDNTQKQLGLGDTVDRTTIPATPLLSGVDSVSMGGHETSPGSCAVMKNGDLKCWGSGLACLGTNGDTPATLLTDVKKVSVGRSHMCAIVGEERRLVCWGHNPKGQLGIGTTVDKCYSSGPATVVAEGVRAVSAGSDSTCFVLETGEMKCMGDNNKGVVGTADRFPFPRTVWGL, from the coding sequence ATGGAGTTATCGAAAGTTTTCCGCATTCTTTCGTCGATTTTTCTGATACTGGCCGGTGCCGGTTGTGGAAATCTGAATGCTGAGATGTTTGGCAAGGTCGGATCTATTCTGGCCCCCTCTGAGCCTGGTCCTGCTCCATTGCAATACCCAAAAATTTTGAAAGTCGATGCTGACACCACGGGGGCGTCGGCGGTTTCGACTTTGGCTTTGCCTCGCTATACGACAGCGGGGATTGTTCCTATTCAAGTTCACTTCAGTGGTCCGGTGAATGTGACGGGCACGCCAACTCTGGAGCTTGAAACCGGTGCGACCAAACGTCTGGCAACTTATGTTTCCGGTTCGGGCACGGACATCCTGGTATTTGAGTATGCTGTTGTGGCCGGGGATTCGGCGTTGACGTTGGATTACACGGGCACGCAGGCAATCAACTTAAACGGCGGCTCTATTGAGCCCGCAGAAGATGTCACAGGCACCGCTGATGAAATCGCCAATCTGCTGACGCTGCCAGCTCCAGGGGCGGCAGAGTCTTTGTCGCAGAGTACGCCGGTATTGATCCGCACCATCCCTGAGGTGAAAAGACTGAGCACCCCGGACACTGACGTGTACCTGGATGGCACCAGTTTGGAGGTCATCGTAAAATACGATCAGCCCGTGACCGTGACGGGAAATCCGCGCATCACCATTCGCATTGGCAGTAATAATCGTATCGCCAACTATGTGACTAAGGTATCCCCATCGGAATTGCTTTTCCGATATGAGGTTGTTGTCGGTGATGATGATACGGACGGTATTGAAATGCCTGCGGCCATTGAACTGAATGGCGCCACTGTCACTAATCCCGCCAATGAAGTGGCGGTGACAGATCTGCCAGTCAAAGACACGACCGGGATTCTGACTTACACGTCGGCTTTGACGGCATCCTTTGTATCCAGCAGTCAGATTGTGAATGAAGATGCGGGCATTTTGAACATTCCGGTGGTGCTGAGTGGTCCCGCTCCGATCGCCTTTAAAGTTACAATCGCGGTCATGGGTGACGCTGGTGCGGAGGACTTCAACCTGGCATCCAAAGAAGTCAACTTTGCCGTTGGTGAAACGACTAAATATATTCCGCTGACCATTCTTGATGATGCTGTGGCAGAGCCTGAAAAGCGGATTCGTCTGATTCTGGCGAAAAACTCCCTCGGAAACGGGGGGATGCTCTCGGTGCATGAGGTATTGATCCGGGATGATGATTCCGCTGTTGTGGCACCCAAGGTTGTGTCCTTTAAACAGGGTGTTGGTTTTGCCTGTGCACTGTACGACAACAATGACCTGAAATGTTTCGGTGCCAACGACTATGGCCAGCTTGGCGATGGAACTGTGGTCAACACGAATGAGCCTTCAGCCACACCTGTTATGCAGAATGTGGCGCATTTTGAGGTGGGCGGATACACCGTCTGTGCAGCGAATATTTCAGGCGAGATGTGGTGTTGGGGGCGGGATAATGCGAGTGCCCTGCCAGGATCCGTCGGTGGAAAAGTGCTGCAGCCAACGAAGTATGTGAATTCCGGAGTCACTCAAGTGGCGGTCAGCTCGAATGCGCTATGTTACCTAAAAACCAATAAAGACCTGATGTGTTGGGGCGATGACTATTCCGGTATATTTGGTACGGGATCGACCAATGCTTCGCGCACTCTGGCAGCTCCACAGCTTGTCACAGGGCAGGTGGAGGAAATGCGTCTTATCGCGGCTGTTACCGGAAACACCTTGTGTGCTGTTAAGTTGGATTCCGTAACTCCGTCGCAAAGAAATCTTTTCTGCTGGGGTAACAGATCGACCTGGTACTCTTCAGGAAGCACGTCAACTGTGCCCGCGACTCCGTTGGCAACCAATATTGTTTCCTATGACCTTTTCAACGACAACATCTGTGTGCAAAAAGATGAAGGTGCGCCGACAGTGCGCAAGAACTATTGTTGGGGTAATGGCAGTAACGGTCAGTTGACCCCTGGAACCAGCGGGGCGGGTTCAACTGTTCCGGTGGAGATGAGTTCCGAATATAAAGATATGATGACATCGCAAGAGTCGATCATAGCTTTGAAAAATGACGGCAGTGTATGGACGTGGGGCTCTGGGGGCCGAATCCCAGGCGGCAATCCGATTGTGGCAGCGTCGGCACCGGTACAATTGATCAGTGGCGGAGTTAAAAACCTGCTGCGAATGTCGAATAGATATGGCCCAACGGATGGTCTGGATCCACGGTGTGTATTGATGCTGGATTCTTCGGTTCAATGTTGGATGGCCTCGCCGTTGCCAGTGAATAAAACACTGCCTGTGACGGTCATTCCTGCGGGCGTTGAATCAGTTTCAGTCAGCAATGTGTTCCATGAAAACTACTATTCGGCCTGTTCTTTGATGTCTTCGGGCGAGGTTCTTTGTTGGGGGCAAAACTCGGTGGGGCAAGTGGGTGATCGAACGTTGTTGCCTCGCTTGGTTCCGACTCAAGCCTTGTCGCGCAATCAGCGACAGATCGCCACAGGGCGAGAGCGCAGCTGTTCAGTTTCAACCTACGGCGAGCTGAGATGCTGGGGATATAACTCCGCAAACTTGAGTTTGGGGGTCAGTCCTGCCTTCACAAGTTTTAAAACTCCGAAGATTGTGATTGGTAAAGATGTCAGCAAGGTGGCATTGAATGATGACGGTGGGTGTGCGCTGTTGACGACCGGCGGTCTGAATTGCTGGGGTGACAACAACAGTGGCCAGAGCAAGCCAGGAAGTGCCAGCAGCAACACTCTTCCAAATCTGGTTTTGTCGTCCGGAGTTCGGGATGTTGAAACGTCTTACCAGGCAGCCTGTTATATCGCAACCAATGATGATTTGTTCTGTTGGGGGGATAACACCCAAAAGCAGCTGGGATTGGGTGACACTGTTGATAGAACAACGATACCAGCGACTCCGTTGTTGTCCGGGGTTGACTCCGTCTCTATGGGGGGACATGAAACCAGTCCGGGCTCTTGTGCCGTCATGAAAAACGGGGACTTGAAGTGCTGGGGGAGTGGCTTGGCTTGTCTGGGGACGAACGGCGACACTCCCGCAACATTGCTGACGGATGTTAAGAAAGTCTCTGTGGGGCGTTCACATATGTGCGCGATCGTGGGTGAAGAGCGCCGTTTGGTTTGCTGGGGGCATAACCCGAAGGGGCAACTTGGGATAGGGACGACAGTTGATAAATGTTATTCTTCCGGTCCCGCAACCGTGGTTGCAGAAGGTGTTCGTGCTGTCTCTGCGGGCAGTGACAGCACCTGTTTCGTTCTGGAAACGGGTGAAATGAAGTGCATGGGTGACAATAACAAAGGTGTTGTTGGAACCGCAGATCGCTTCCCATTCCCGCGCACGGTCTGGGGACTGTAG
- the ruvB gene encoding Holliday junction branch migration DNA helicase RuvB, producing the protein MSRILEGDPVEGEKSWENELRPQKFEDFPGQDDVKEKLKVFVAAAKHRGESLDHVLLCGPPGLGKTTLSKIIANDMGAEIKMTSAPAIDKKGDLAAILTSLKPHSVLFIDEIHRLSRHVEEYLYTAMEDYYIDIVTGEGLGARSMKFTLAPFTLVGATTRAGLLNPPFRDRFGIVERLQFYDKDALRQILMRSAEILKVEIDEEGAEEVARRSRGTPRVANRLLKRVRDYAQVKGNGVVSKDIAVYALNQLGVDQYGLDLMDRRILSLIQDKYAGGPVGIDTIAAALSEERDTLEEVYEPFLIQEGFIQKTQRGRVITEFAKSSVLADK; encoded by the coding sequence ATGAGTCGTATTCTTGAAGGCGATCCGGTTGAAGGCGAAAAGAGCTGGGAAAACGAACTGCGTCCCCAGAAATTCGAGGACTTCCCCGGTCAGGATGATGTGAAGGAAAAATTGAAGGTTTTCGTTGCGGCGGCCAAACACCGTGGCGAATCCCTGGATCACGTGTTGCTGTGCGGGCCTCCGGGTTTGGGTAAAACCACACTTTCCAAAATCATCGCCAACGACATGGGTGCCGAGATCAAAATGACTTCGGCTCCGGCGATCGATAAGAAAGGTGATCTGGCGGCGATTTTGACGTCGCTAAAACCGCACTCGGTTTTGTTCATCGATGAAATTCACCGTTTAAGCCGTCACGTGGAAGAGTATCTGTACACGGCGATGGAAGATTATTACATCGACATCGTGACCGGCGAAGGCCTGGGCGCGCGCTCCATGAAGTTCACTTTGGCGCCGTTCACTTTGGTGGGGGCGACCACGCGGGCGGGTCTTTTGAATCCACCATTCCGTGACCGTTTCGGCATTGTCGAGCGTTTGCAGTTCTATGATAAAGATGCCCTTCGCCAGATTCTGATGAGATCAGCTGAAATCCTGAAAGTTGAAATCGACGAAGAAGGCGCTGAAGAAGTGGCCCGTCGTTCGCGCGGAACTCCGCGGGTGGCGAACAGACTTTTGAAGCGTGTGCGTGACTATGCGCAGGTGAAAGGCAACGGTGTTGTTTCCAAGGATATCGCCGTGTATGCCCTGAACCAGTTGGGCGTGGATCAGTACGGTTTGGACCTGATGGATCGCCGTATTCTCAGCCTGATACAGGATAAGTACGCCGGTGGTCCGGTGGGGATCGATACGATCGCGGCGGCCTTGAGTGAAGAGCGCGACACCCTGGAAGAGGTGTATGAGCCGTTCCTGATTCAGGAAGGTTTCATTCAAAAAACCCAGCGTGGACGTGTAATCACGGAATTTGCGAAAAGCTCAGTCCTCGCAGACAAATAG
- the ruvA gene encoding Holliday junction branch migration protein RuvA, with protein sequence MIGYLRGKIIEVMNDSALIDVSGVGYEIHASSNTLGDLQALLGNDIIVWIHTHVREDALQLFGFHDKEEKNLFLSLLKVNGVGPKMALSILSGGRPAQIHEMIEAGNAKALSGLPKVGKKTAEQIILTLKGKLVSIEEGGVVAKAKSVAHTQITSALLNLGYKSQLVDQFVSSLPADIAVEDGIRKGFQTLSGGLS encoded by the coding sequence ATGATTGGATATTTGCGCGGTAAAATTATTGAAGTGATGAACGACTCCGCTTTGATCGACGTCAGTGGGGTGGGTTATGAAATCCACGCTTCCAGCAACACGCTGGGGGATCTGCAGGCGCTTTTGGGGAACGACATCATCGTCTGGATTCACACTCACGTGCGTGAAGACGCTTTGCAACTTTTCGGTTTCCACGACAAAGAGGAAAAAAATCTGTTCCTGTCGTTGTTGAAAGTTAACGGTGTCGGTCCGAAGATGGCCCTGAGCATTCTTTCCGGCGGCCGTCCGGCGCAAATTCATGAAATGATCGAAGCGGGGAATGCGAAAGCTTTGTCGGGCCTGCCAAAAGTGGGCAAGAAAACCGCCGAACAGATCATTCTGACCCTGAAAGGCAAGCTGGTGTCCATCGAAGAAGGTGGCGTGGTGGCGAAAGCCAAATCCGTGGCGCACACTCAGATCACTTCAGCCCTTTTGAATTTGGGCTACAAATCCCAGTTGGTGGATCAGTTTGTTTCCTCGTTGCCGGCGGACATCGCTGTTGAAGATGGCATCCGCAAAGGCTTCCAGACCCTGTCTGGAGGCTTGTCATGA
- the ruvC gene encoding crossover junction endodeoxyribonuclease RuvC encodes MVILGVDPGSRITGFGVVRVANGKIEHINHGVIVMDGDDAFPRRMTELGSAFREVMEKYKPEQVVIEKIFLGKNADSAFKLGHARGVIMYEAGLGGAEVQEYATRSVKKGVTGNGGASKEDVQAILKVMLSLKTISRIDASDALAMACYHAFEMKKKALMQRAVSL; translated from the coding sequence TTGGTTATTCTTGGGGTCGATCCCGGTTCCCGCATTACAGGTTTCGGTGTTGTTCGCGTGGCGAACGGAAAGATTGAGCACATCAATCACGGCGTCATCGTCATGGACGGTGACGACGCTTTCCCGCGCCGGATGACCGAACTGGGCTCTGCGTTCCGAGAAGTCATGGAAAAATACAAACCCGAACAGGTCGTCATCGAAAAAATCTTTCTGGGTAAAAATGCCGACAGTGCCTTCAAGCTAGGGCATGCCCGCGGTGTGATCATGTACGAAGCTGGCCTGGGCGGCGCTGAAGTTCAGGAATACGCCACCCGGTCCGTCAAAAAAGGTGTCACCGGCAACGGTGGTGCCTCCAAAGAGGACGTGCAGGCCATTTTGAAAGTCATGCTGAGCTTAAAAACCATCAGCCGCATCGATGCCTCGGACGCCCTGGCCATGGCTTGTTACCATGCCTTTGAAATGAAAAAGAAAGCCCTAATGCAAAGAGCGGTGAGTTTATGA
- a CDS encoding tetratricopeptide repeat protein has protein sequence MPKIEASTIEKYQSLLEKDPNSQVFAPLAEAYREMGMLQEARKTVTAGVQRHPQFVGGLVTYAKVLRDLGELSKALETLKKATALSSENILAHQLMAEVHLAQKNPKDALKSFKMVLFLNPNSKSAQKAVQKLESLTADEYDEDVFAMTKLPEVNLESSATPTGREPDFGIEEVVIRPTPVTTNKALERMLSLIDAFIVRNDLEKAHALLKDTRLEFGDHPEIQRRMKTLQVRYNDTDEAIPLKPIQPREQLIRERKLEVLEMMLRKIEDYRAQG, from the coding sequence ATGCCCAAAATTGAAGCAAGCACCATCGAAAAGTACCAAAGCCTCCTCGAGAAAGATCCGAATTCTCAGGTTTTTGCTCCGCTGGCCGAGGCTTATCGTGAAATGGGAATGCTGCAAGAAGCCCGCAAAACCGTGACTGCGGGCGTTCAACGCCACCCGCAATTTGTGGGTGGACTGGTGACTTACGCCAAGGTCTTGCGCGATTTGGGAGAGCTTTCCAAAGCTCTGGAGACACTGAAAAAAGCCACCGCCTTGTCTTCCGAAAATATTCTGGCGCACCAGTTGATGGCCGAAGTTCATCTGGCGCAAAAGAATCCGAAGGATGCTTTAAAGTCCTTTAAAATGGTTTTATTCCTGAATCCAAATTCCAAAAGTGCCCAAAAAGCGGTGCAAAAACTGGAATCCCTGACAGCGGACGAATACGACGAAGACGTCTTTGCCATGACGAAACTGCCGGAAGTGAATCTGGAAAGTTCAGCCACCCCGACGGGGCGCGAACCTGATTTTGGCATTGAAGAAGTGGTCATCCGCCCCACTCCGGTCACCACCAACAAGGCGCTGGAACGCATGCTGTCCCTGATTGATGCCTTCATTGTGCGCAACGATCTGGAAAAAGCCCATGCCTTACTGAAGGACACCCGCTTGGAATTCGGCGACCATCCCGAGATCCAAAGACGCATGAAAACCCTTCAGGTCCGCTATAACGACACTGATGAGGCCATCCCCCTAAAACCCATCCAACCCCGTGAGCAGTTGATCCGTGAACGGAAGCTGGAAGTCCTCGAGATGATGCTTCGCAAAATAGAAGACTACCGCGCCCAAGGTTGA
- the efp gene encoding elongation factor P, translating into MYETSDFRKGLKIMLEGKPYVIVDFQHVKPGKGNQFTRTKLRNMLTGQNLESTFKSGEKFEVPNVENKEMSFLYKDDTGYNFMSQETFEQIAMSEEDLGEAKYYLTENLKVVILFYNEKAVACDVPKAVNLTVAQTDPGIKGDRVTGATKPATMETGLTVGVPLHINEGDVLRIDTSTGEYVERVSQK; encoded by the coding sequence ATGTACGAAACGTCAGACTTTAGAAAAGGTCTTAAAATCATGCTTGAGGGCAAGCCTTACGTGATCGTGGATTTCCAACACGTTAAACCAGGTAAAGGCAATCAGTTCACCCGCACCAAGCTAAGAAACATGCTGACGGGTCAGAACCTTGAATCCACTTTCAAATCCGGTGAAAAATTCGAAGTTCCAAACGTAGAAAACAAAGAGATGTCTTTCTTGTACAAAGACGACACTGGCTACAACTTCATGTCTCAGGAAACATTCGAACAAATCGCCATGTCTGAAGAAGATCTGGGCGAAGCAAAATACTACCTGACTGAAAACCTGAAAGTTGTGATCTTGTTCTACAACGAAAAAGCCGTTGCTTGTGACGTGCCAAAAGCTGTGAACCTGACTGTGGCGCAGACAGACCCAGGCATCAAAGGTGACCGTGTGACTGGCGCGACCAAACCAGCGACGATGGAAACCGGCCTGACAGTAGGTGTTCCTTTGCACATCAATGAAGGCGATGTTCTTCGTATTGACACCTCCACAGGTGAGTACGTAGAGCGCGTCAGCCAAAAGTAA